One part of the Rhizobium rhizogenes genome encodes these proteins:
- the nadC gene encoding carboxylating nicotinate-nucleotide diphosphorylase, translating to MTPAPLPHLVIEPLVRNALLEDLGLAGDITSAAVIPADHRSVVVMAAREPGIIAGLDAAELAFRLVDPAIVMKRHVQDGAAVAPGDIIATIEGPSRGLLTGERTALNFLGHLSGIASVTARIVAAIAGTEASVACTRKTTPGLRALEKYAVRAGGGMNHRFALYDAVLIKDNHIAVAGGVREAIRRARQGVGHLVKIEVEVDTLTQLREAMDEGVDAVLLDNMTPEQLREAVGIVAGRAITEASGRINPQTAAAIAASGVDLISVGWLTHSAPVLDIGLDFQSQR from the coding sequence ATGACCCCTGCCCCCCTGCCACACCTCGTCATCGAACCGCTCGTGCGCAACGCGCTTCTGGAAGATCTGGGACTTGCGGGCGACATCACCTCCGCCGCCGTCATCCCCGCCGACCATCGCTCAGTCGTCGTCATGGCGGCGCGGGAACCGGGTATCATCGCCGGTCTCGATGCCGCGGAACTTGCCTTCCGGCTGGTGGACCCGGCAATCGTCATGAAACGGCATGTGCAGGATGGCGCCGCCGTGGCGCCCGGCGATATCATCGCAACGATCGAAGGTCCCTCGCGCGGGCTTCTGACAGGGGAGCGAACGGCGCTGAATTTCCTCGGCCACCTGTCGGGCATCGCCTCCGTCACCGCCAGAATCGTTGCAGCCATCGCCGGTACCGAAGCCTCGGTCGCCTGCACCCGCAAGACGACACCCGGCCTCAGGGCGCTGGAAAAATATGCCGTGCGCGCCGGCGGCGGCATGAACCATCGTTTCGCGCTTTACGATGCGGTTCTCATCAAGGACAACCATATAGCCGTGGCCGGCGGCGTGCGTGAAGCCATCCGCCGCGCAAGGCAGGGCGTGGGCCATCTCGTCAAGATCGAGGTGGAGGTCGATACGCTCACTCAATTGCGCGAGGCCATGGACGAAGGTGTGGACGCGGTTCTTCTCGACAACATGACACCGGAACAGTTGCGCGAGGCGGTAGGAATCGTTGCGGGCCGTGCCATCACCGAAGCTTCCGGCCGCATCAATCCGCAGACGGCGGCGGCCATCGCCGCAAGCGGTGTCGATCTCATCTCCGTCGGCTGGCTGACCCACAGCGCGCCGGTTCTGGATATCGGACTGGATTTTCAGAGCCAGCGCTAA
- a CDS encoding GlsB/YeaQ/YmgE family stress response membrane protein, whose translation MEDAQVGWIAAIIIGGVAGWLAEQFMKSNMGVFMNIILGIVGAIVANFLLGLVGISLGGWIGYLIAGFIGACILIAVGRAFRR comes from the coding sequence ATGGAAGACGCACAAGTTGGCTGGATTGCAGCAATCATCATCGGCGGCGTAGCCGGTTGGCTCGCCGAACAGTTCATGAAAAGCAATATGGGTGTTTTCATGAACATCATCCTCGGTATAGTCGGCGCCATCGTCGCCAATTTCCTTCTGGGGCTCGTGGGCATCTCGCTCGGAGGCTGGATTGGCTATCTCATCGCCGGTTTCATCGGAGCCTGCATTCTCATCGCCGTAGGGCGTGCATTTCGCCGATAA
- a CDS encoding DUF3597 domain-containing protein: MSFFDKIKNAIFGKAEAAPQTSAPAGTPTTTASPAAPAEPAAPAPTAGAAPSAGSVDVASILDAAVKKNGQKLDWKHSIVDLLKALDLDSSLNARKELAGELGYTGDTSDSATMNIWLHKAVIKKLSENGGKVPAELLH, encoded by the coding sequence ATGAGCTTTTTCGACAAGATCAAAAACGCGATTTTCGGCAAGGCCGAGGCCGCTCCGCAGACTTCTGCTCCGGCCGGGACACCGACGACCACCGCAAGCCCGGCCGCACCGGCCGAACCCGCAGCACCTGCTCCGACAGCCGGCGCCGCACCATCCGCCGGCAGCGTCGACGTCGCCTCCATTCTGGATGCGGCTGTCAAGAAGAACGGCCAGAAGCTCGACTGGAAACATTCGATCGTCGACCTTCTGAAAGCGCTCGATCTCGACAGCAGCCTCAATGCCAGAAAGGAACTGGCGGGCGAGCTCGGCTATACCGGCGACACCTCGGATTCGGCGACCATGAACATCTGGCTGCACAAGGCCGTCATCAAGAAGCTGTCGGAAAATGGCGGCAAGGTTCCAGCCGAACTGCTGCATTGA
- the cydX gene encoding cytochrome bd-I oxidase subunit CydX encodes MWYFAWLLGLPLAAIFAVMNAMWYELMEENARKAEAKLEK; translated from the coding sequence ATGTGGTATTTCGCCTGGCTGCTCGGCCTGCCTCTCGCCGCCATCTTCGCCGTCATGAACGCCATGTGGTATGAGCTGATGGAGGAAAATGCCAGAAAGGCTGAAGCAAAGCTGGAAAAATAG
- the cydB gene encoding cytochrome d ubiquinol oxidase subunit II produces MILHQLIDYEILRIIWWLLLGVLLIGFAITGGFDLGTGALLPFVAKTDIERRVVINAVGPVWEGNQVWLILGAGAIFAAWPPLYAVSFSGFYLAMAAIMFALILRPVGFKYRSKRESAAWRSGWDWALFVGGFVPALIFGVAIGNVLQGVPFYFNDDLRIFYDGTTLFELLNPYALLCGLVSVAMLVMHGAAWLVLKTEGPVAARARNFGSIAALATTLLFALGGILLWLGVDGYRFTSEIVTDGPSNPLSKTVEVATGVWFSNYAAHPWMMLAPALGLAFPLVALLLFRARREVLALLSSSLAIFGIIATVGLSMFPFILPSSVDPKSSLTVWDASSSHMTLFIMLVVALIFVPIIVAYTSWVYRVLWGKVDEKAIRDDSGHAY; encoded by the coding sequence CCAACTCATCGACTATGAAATCCTCCGCATCATCTGGTGGCTGCTGCTTGGCGTTCTGCTCATCGGTTTTGCCATTACCGGCGGTTTCGATCTCGGCACGGGTGCGCTGCTGCCTTTCGTGGCAAAGACCGACATAGAGCGGCGTGTCGTCATCAATGCGGTCGGCCCGGTCTGGGAGGGCAACCAGGTCTGGCTCATCCTTGGTGCCGGTGCGATCTTTGCCGCCTGGCCGCCGCTCTATGCCGTGTCGTTCTCAGGATTCTACCTGGCGATGGCGGCGATCATGTTCGCGCTGATCCTGCGGCCGGTCGGTTTCAAATACCGTTCCAAGCGTGAAAGTGCGGCATGGCGCAGCGGCTGGGACTGGGCCCTGTTCGTTGGCGGCTTCGTGCCGGCGCTGATTTTCGGCGTGGCGATCGGCAATGTGCTGCAGGGCGTCCCCTTCTACTTCAACGACGACCTCAGGATTTTCTATGACGGCACGACGCTGTTCGAGCTTCTCAATCCCTATGCCCTTCTGTGCGGCCTCGTTTCCGTTGCCATGCTGGTGATGCACGGTGCGGCCTGGCTGGTGCTTAAAACCGAAGGCCCCGTGGCCGCCCGCGCCCGCAACTTCGGCAGCATTGCGGCACTTGCCACCACCCTTCTCTTCGCGCTGGGGGGCATCCTGCTGTGGCTCGGCGTCGATGGTTATCGTTTCACCTCGGAAATCGTCACCGACGGGCCGTCCAATCCCTTGTCGAAAACGGTCGAAGTCGCAACCGGCGTCTGGTTCTCGAATTATGCCGCGCATCCGTGGATGATGCTGGCGCCGGCGCTTGGTCTTGCCTTCCCGCTCGTCGCCCTCCTGTTGTTCAGGGCTCGCCGGGAGGTGCTGGCGCTGCTGTCCAGCTCGCTCGCCATTTTCGGCATCATCGCCACCGTCGGGCTTTCGATGTTTCCCTTCATCCTGCCGTCCTCGGTCGATCCGAAGTCGAGCCTGACGGTGTGGGATGCCTCGTCCAGCCATATGACGCTGTTCATCATGCTGGTCGTCGCCCTCATCTTCGTCCCCATCATTGTTGCCTATACCTCGTGGGTCTATCGCGTGCTGTGGGGCAAGGTGGATGAAAAGGCGATCCGCGACGACAGCGGTCATGCATACTGA